The Hydrogenobacter sp. T-2 region TATCTCCAGAAGTGGCCTATCTTGCAGTAGAAATAGCCTATAATACTAGACATCATCCAAATATACTTCTCGGCGTTTCCACAAGGGGTCTGATACACCTAATAAACTGTGCCAAAGCACTGGCTTATACCAAAGATAGGGATTTTGTAGTTCCAGAGGACATCTTTGAGCTTGCACCTTTCTGTCTTTCTCATAGGATAGTGACAAGGGACGGACAGCAGGCAGACCAAATCATAAGGAGTATAGTTGAAAGCCTCAAAGCAAGGTTTAAACCTTAACAATTTTTTCATGAAAAACGATGTATAATATAAACATCAAGAAAAGGAGGTGGCGACATGAGGAAAATTGCACTTGCTATGGCATTAGCTTCAGGCTTTGTAATGGCTCAAGACAAGCAAAAGCCCATGGACCCCTGTGGAAGTCCAAAAGAGGTGTTCAGCAAGTATATGTTGGACAAGTGCTATAAGAACTATTTTGATGCCATAGTGGAGAGTAAGAGGCTGGCAGAAGATGCAAGCAAGAAGGTTAATGACCTTGAAGGAAGGGTTAAAAAGCTTGAAAACACTGCAGAAGACCACGAGAGACGTCTAAGGGCTCTTGAAGGCAGAGCATCACCAACACCCGCACCAGCACCTGCTCCTAGGAAAGAAGATGGTGTCGGTCCATATAAGTGGCAACTTGAAGAAGTAGGTGTTGTTTTCTTTGACTTTGACAGGTTCAACATAAGACCTTCTGAGGCAAGAAAACTTGATGATATGGTTGGAAAA contains the following coding sequences:
- a CDS encoding OmpA family protein, which produces MRKIALAMALASGFVMAQDKQKPMDPCGSPKEVFSKYMLDKCYKNYFDAIVESKRLAEDASKKVNDLEGRVKKLENTAEDHERRLRALEGRASPTPAPAPAPRKEDGVGPYKWQLEEVGVVFFDFDRFNIRPSEARKLDDMVGKLTGDNREILIVGFADTRGSSRYNFNLSMWRAQMVASYLARKGVDIGRIRIAAYGKEVADLLGPSHAQQRAVRIYLIK